A window from Dysidea avara chromosome 2, odDysAvar1.4, whole genome shotgun sequence encodes these proteins:
- the LOC136248051 gene encoding uncharacterized protein codes for MKLNDIYYIWEACEGRLVEQLAELQCRLKSKEAGRGPWQTSKRDVLVEGFHNTSALSSTNVSTTKQPVCTSSPSITRAQWQVSDYSGQQQSVQSSGMVSDILQTCNPSTQSSETPVLYTGPVCSLPLLPGITQPVISSSNAAVRDIDPVTSVLLAQQLPPLPKFSGEGNDGELGVDTFEDWLERFELMASALGVFIFWSCTMEQRTNYCLLVAELRKRFTPVRLPAIQSSLFHDRRQHASESVDHYAQELRTLFHRAYPSVYQGTREAEELGQTVLVNQFVVGLLPEIKSKIVGCEGKFDQLLTKARFEEAKLRDLDSAQSASSLSPVTWTVRPDPKPAFVPRPQSFSGTRSNMGPRCYNCGSPSHLIRQCPYQVKGKYSETPGKTNNGIGKAGSEGRNNIGNADNNTVSSITPSGESNTSEGKSMENISKGIQLGPTLTGLVEVEGVALEALLDTGSPVTIIQLEALLQILAEQRSPNQTSIEWRAAVETRLEPTTVVLRNYSGDRLQVVRQIQVTVSRLEYSTNALIQVQRGAPAKLLIGTDLLSKLGYLFVQASQTGNDNDMLNDDVSVSDNDSKVDVVPQEIQQDAEGGDVIKSINLESEILAEVPLQTVEDNKTELNSGAVCLIQATRIPARHQKLVRAEVRDICFDRQLVTMFEPNIVELEGSFLSAPEALVCLDGNKCTLVLENHGCEPVYLEPGQELGLLGSVTVCETEGTDDDHGSTTLVSSVITESLNEHSRHVSVQKEQERLSELFDLLKINASDLTNNQLCSLRELISEYSDIFALDPVELGCTDLISHSIDTGDSPPIRQPLRRIPFALHSKMEELVQKMMKQGVIQHSSSPWSSSVVLVEKKDGSYRFCVDYRQLNAVTKIDVFPLPRVDDTLDMLSQTQFFSTLDLTAGYWQVQMDTGSQEKTAFSTYSGHYEFCVMPFGLCNRPATFQRLMETVLVGLSRNCCMVYLDDVLVVGKSFAEHLYNLREVFERFRNANLKLKPEKCCLAGSEVVYLGYVVSKQGISADIKKVEAVQCFPQPHDLTSLRSFLGLASYYRRFVPDFSTVANPLYALTRKNIEFSWGQAQENAFQNLKQLLTQAPVLAFPNFDQEFILETDASGVGLGAVLAQRQQDVTVRPIAYASQTLQSHEKRYSATELEALGVVWAVKHFRHYFYGHRCHSSLPDECTEELLVAATVVQGDIDVDKKEESKVTAVVVEEVGENSCLD; via the exons atgaaa CTGAATGATATCTATTACATTTGGGAGGCTTGTGAAGGTAGGCTGGTGGAGCAGCTAGCAGAGTTACAGTGTCGATTGAAGAGTAAAGAGGCAGGAAGAGGACCATGGCAGACATCAAAGAGGGATGTGTTAGTGGAAGGGTTTCACAATACCAGTGCTCTGTCCTCTACAAATGTGAGTACAACTAAACAACCCGTATGTACTTCTTCACCGTCAATAACAAGAGCACAATGGCAGGTGTCAGACTATTCTGGACAACAGCAGTCAGTACAATCTAGTGGAATGGTAAGTGACATTCTTCAGACATGTAATCCTTCCACTCAGAGTTCAGAAACACCAGTGTTATATACTGGTCCAGTTTGTTCACTGCCATTACTACCTGGTATTACACAACCAGTTATCAGTAGCTCTAATGCAGCGGTGAGGGATATTGATCCTGTTACATCTGTATTATTAGCTCAGCAATTACCACCCCTTCCTAAATTCAGTGGAGAGGGGAATGATGGAGAACTTGGGGTGGACACATTTGAGGATTGGCTTGAGCGTTTTGAGTTGATGGCCTCCGCTCTCG GCGTATTCATTTTTTGGTCTTGTACTATGGAACAACGTACCAATTATTGCTTATTAGTTGCTGAGCTACGCAAGCGGTTTACACCTGTGAGATTGCCTGCAATACAAAGCAGTTTATTTCATGATAGAAGACAACATGCTTCTGAGTCAGTGGATCATTATGCTCAGGAGCTCCGTACTCTATTTCACAGAGCTTATCCTAGTGTGTACCAAGGAACAAGGGAAGCGGAGGAATTGGGTCAAACAGTTTTAGTCAATCAGTTTGTGGTTGGACTTCTACCAGAAATTAAGTCAAAAATTGTAGGATGTGAGGGTAAATTTGACCAGTTGCTTACAAAGGCTAGATTTGAAGAGGCTAAGTTGCGTGACTTGGATTCTGCTCAGTCAGCATCTTCGCTCTCACCAGTGACTTGGACTGTACGTCCAGACCCGAAACCTGCATTTGTTCCGCGACCGCAAAGTTTCAGTGGGACCAGATCTAACATGGGACCACGATGTTACAATTGTGGATCACCCTCTCACTTGATCAGGCAGTGCCCTTACCAAGTCAAGGGTAAGTATTCAGAGACACCTGGGAAGACCAACAATGGTATTGGGAAGGCCGGTAGTGAAGGTAGAAACAATATTGGAAATGCTGATAACAACACTGTCTCAAGTATTACTCCCTCTGGAGAATCCAACACTTCGGAAGGCAAGTCGATGGAGAACATCAGTA AGGGTATTCAGTTGGGTCCCACCTTGACTGGTTTGGTTGAAGTCGAAGGAGTCGCTCTCGAAGCTTTGCTGGATACTGGATCTCCGGTAACCATAATTCAACTGGAAGCTCTCCTACAGATATTGGCAGAACAACGAAGTCCAAACCAAACATCTATAGAATGGAGAGCAGCAGTGGAGACTCGTTTGGAACCTACCACAGTTGTGTTGCGGAATTACAGTGGGGACAGACTCCAGGTGGTGCGGCAGATTCAAGTTACAGTGAGTCGTTTAGAATATTCAACAAATGCTCTGATTCAGGTACAGAGGGGGGCACCAGCCAAACTACTTATTGGTACAGATTTGTTGTCTAAACTGGGATACCTTTTTGTTCAAGCTTCTCAGACGGGGAATGATAATGATATGTTGAATGATGATGTGTCTGTGTCAGACAATGACAGTAAGGTAGATGTTGTACCTCAAGAAATTCAGCAAGATGCAGAGGGTGGTGATGTGATCAAGTCCATTAACTTGGAGTCTGAAATATTAGCTGAGGTACCTTTACAAACTGTTGAGGACAATAAGACTGAACTGAACTCTGGAGCAGTTTGTTTGATTCAAGCAACAAGGATACCTGCAAGACATCAAAAATTGGTGAGGGCTGAAGTAAGGGATATATGCTTTGATCGACAACTTGTGACTATGTTTGAGCCTAACATTGTCGAATTGGAAGGTAGTTTTTTGTCAGCCCCAGAAGCGTTGGTTTGTCTTGACGGTAATAAGTGTACTCTCGTTTTGGAGAACCATGGATGTGAACCAGTATATTTAGAACCAGGACAAGAGCTGGGTCTACTTGGTAGTGTGACTGTTTGTGAGACAGAGGGTACTGATGACGATCATGGTTCAACTACTTTGGTTAGTTCTGTGATTACTGAGTCTTTGAATGAACACAGTAGACATGTTTCAGTACAAAAAGAACAGGAGCGACTGTCTGAATTGTTTGATTTGCTGAAAATAAACGCGTCTGATTTGACAAATAACCAGTTGTGTTCACTAAGGGAGTTGATTTCTGAGTATTCAGATATTTTCGCCCTGGATCCAGTGGAATTGGGATGCACAGATTTGATTTCACACTCAATTGACACTGGAGACAGCCCTCCTATACGCCAGCCATTAAGACGAATCCCTTTTGCTTTGCATAGCAAGATGGAGGAACTGGTTCAGAAGATGATGAAACAGGGAGTGATTCAGCATTCAAGTAGTCCATGGTCTAGCTCTGTTGTTTTGGTTGAAAAAAAGGATGGCAGCTACCGTTTTTGTGTGGACTACAGACAATTAAATGCTGTGACTAAGATAGATGTTTTTCCCTTACCGCGAGTGGATGATACCTTAGATATGTTATCACAGACCCAGTTTTTCTCAACTTTGGATCTCACTGCTGGATATTGGCAGGTACAAATGGATACCGGGTCCCAGGAGAAGACTGCTTTTAGCACATATTCAGGGCATTATGAATTTTGTGTAATGCCATTTGGACTATGTAATAGACCGGCTACTTTCCAAAGATTGATGGAGACAGTATTGGTGGGACTATCAAGGAATTGTTGTATGGTTTATTTAGATGATGTGTTGGTGGTGGGGAAAAGTTTTGCGGAGCATCTGTATAACTTGAGGGAAGTTTTTGAAAGATTTCGAAATGCTAATTTGAAGCTGAAGCCAGAGAAATGCTGTCTAGCTGGAAGTGAAGTTGTGTATCTTGGATATGTTGTATCTAAGCAAGGAATTTCAGCTGATATTAAGAAAGTAGAAGCAGTTCAGTGTTTTCCTCAGCCACATGATTTAACATCTTTACGCTCTTTTCTTGGATTGGCTTCCTACTATCGTCGATTCGTGcctgatttttctacagttgCAAACCCTCTTTATGCACTTACACGAAAGAACATTGAATTTTCTTGGGGTCAAGCCCAGGAAAATGCCTTCCAAAATTTGAAACAGCTTTTAACCCAAGCACCAGTGTTGGCATTTCCTAATTTTGACCAGGAGTTCATCCTGGAGACCGATGCTTCTGGAGTTGGATTGGGTGCTGTATTGGCCCAAAGACAACAGGATGTAACAGTGCGACCTATAGCATATGCTAGTCAAACGTTACAGTCACATGAGAAGAGATATAGTGCTACAGAGTTGGAAGCCTTAGGAGTTGTGTGGGCTGTCAAACACTTCCGCCATTATTTTTATGGACATCGTTGTCAT TCGTCATTGCCTGATGAGTGTACAGAGGAGTTACTGGTGGCTGCTACAGTGGTTCAGGGTGATATCGATGTTGACAAGAAGGAGGAGAGTAAAGTGACTGCTGTGGTGGTGGAAGAGGTAGGAGAGAACAGCTGTTTAGATTAA
- the LOC136247214 gene encoding uncharacterized protein, whose protein sequence is MRTTIHSLKSQRTFKEPSQLEEETLRYCVITGIATVIKMAEGPKETEDWMAAKGKKWAEIKRSKVEAKRHKNINYYKIKLGSHFMWFSLDTAGHGTSAFKGWTDKKAEIVFDSSYDVNLKRMTGKHDSNAGKKIKKSDMNAIS, encoded by the exons ATGCGAACAACTATACACTCACTGAAGAGTCAGAGAACGTTCAAAGAACCATCCCAACTTGAGGAGGAGACACTTCGCTACTGCGTTATAACAG GAATAGCTACTGTGATAAAGATGGCAGAAGGACCAAAGGAAACAG AGGACTGGATGGCAGCAAAGGGAAAGAAATGGGCTGAAATCAAGAGGTCAAAAGTTGAAGCTAAAAGGCACAAAAATATCAACTATTATAAAATCAAGCTTGGTAGTCACTTCATGTGGTTCTCACTGGACActgctggccatggtacatcaGCCTTCAAGGGGTGGACTGATAAGAAAGCTGAAATAGTATTTGACTCATCTTATGATGTCAACCTTAAAAGGATGACTGGGAAACATGATTCAAATGCAGGAAAGAAAATTAAGAAGTCAGATATGAATGCAATAAGTTGA